In Clupea harengus chromosome 1, Ch_v2.0.2, whole genome shotgun sequence, one DNA window encodes the following:
- the LOC122133269 gene encoding retinitis pigmentosa 1-like 1 protein isoform X1, translated as MLKPSDLYLFAESHAEVEETALLPNSSLPIQNGGEDRSVLGMLEVRVEKDLRTGATVITSVAPLPPGDHPGVTEVEMVFDDGRKSVRAVRGSLSAAAQPSAEELGQVLNTLAEVGVPALLEVRGLVPPSVEGQGGREEAEAAKEAEAESEEAELEAEAESEDRDQAADSGSSHKSSQELEPEEDAVDSRGESVGDADSVNEKGEETDEHDNVIDTEEEEDEEEEEEMFRPEEGLDPITLTFLGFSQAATDPGQGNQDDGTLVRVERVFVREDSDEEEEGREGEEYSQDHELACPQTEISHTSTSPVLGTHERQPGAEGLAEMADPGLETHERQPGAEGLAEMADPSLETHLATQTDWPQARQGGGDTEEKRHRSTDTEAIDPARAAASGHDPDRGSPEVPLHLLSCPTLGTRTEGAEMEGEMGRGEGAVEKESLDDVFQDVGLEDPQLSPARDPEWQSSCGEPSRAEGVGSPKHKTCQCCSVM; from the exons ATGCTGAAGCCCAGCGATCTGTATCTGTTTGCAGAGAGTCACGCTGAAGTGGAAGAAACCGCTCTTCTCCCCAATAGCTCCCTCCCCATTCAGAATGGAGGTGAGGACAGATCAG tGCTGGGGATGCTGGAGGTGAGGGTAGAGAAGGATCTGAGGACGGGGGCCACTGTGATTACGTCCGTGGCCCCCCTGCCTCCCGGGGACCACCCCGGTGTGACAGAGGTGGAGATGGTGTTCGACGACGGCCGTAAGAGCGTCAGAGCAGTGAGGGGGTCTCTGAGCGCAGCCGCCCAGCCCAGCGCAGAGGAGCTGGGGCAGGTGCTGAACACCCTGGCTGAGGTCGGAGTCCCTGCCCTGCTGGAGGTCCGGGGGCTGGTACCACCATCTGTAGAGGGACAGGGTGGACGAGAGGAAGCCGAGGCTGCgaaggaggcagaggcagagtcagaGGAGGCCGAActggaggcagaggcagagtcagaGGACAGAGACCAGGCCGCCGACTCAGGGTCCTCCCATAAGAGCTCCCAGGAACTGGAGCCTGAGGAGGATGCTGTTGACAGCAGAGGGGAGAGCGTAGGAGATGCAGATAGCGTGAATGAAAAGGGTGAAGAGACAGATGAACATGATAATGTTATTgatacagaggaggaggaggacgaggaggaggaagaggagatgttTAGGCCTGAGGAGGGCTTGGATCCTATCACTCTGACCTTTCTGGGCTTCAGTCAGGCAGCAACCGACCCTGGCCAGGGGAACCAGGATGACGGAACGCTTGTCAGAGTAGAGCGGGTCTTTGTGCGTGAAGATAgcgatgaggaggaagagggaagggagggagaggagtatTCCCAGGACCATGAGCTGGCGTGTCCTCAGACAGAGATCAGCCACACTTCTACTAGTCCAGTCCTGGGGACTCATGAAAGGCAGCCTGGAGCAGAGGGACTTGCAGAGATGGCTGACCCAGGTCTGGAGACTCATGAAAGACAGCCTGGAGCAGAGGGACTTGCAGAGATGGCTGACCCAAGTCTGGAGACTCATTTAGCCACCCAGACAGACTGGCCACAAGCAAGACAGGGAGGTGGcgacacagaggagaagagacacagGAGCACAGACACCGAGGCTATAGACCCAGCGAGGGCTGCGGCATCAGGGCACGACCCAGACCGAGGTTCCCCGGAGGTCCCTCTTCACCTCTTGTCGTGTCCCACCTTGGGTACCAGGACTGAGggggcagagatggagggagagatgggccGAGGGGAGGGAGCTGTGGAGAAGGAGTCACTGGATGATGTGTTTCAGGACGTCGGTCTGGAAGACCCCCAGCTAAGTCCAGCCCGGGACCCAGAGTGGCAGTCCTCCTGTGGAGAGCCAAGCAGAGCAGAGGGAGTGGGCAGTCCAAAGCACAAGACCTGCCAGTGCTGCTCCGTCATGTGA
- the LOC122133269 gene encoding retinitis pigmentosa 1-like 1 protein isoform X2 — protein sequence MLEVRVEKDLRTGATVITSVAPLPPGDHPGVTEVEMVFDDGRKSVRAVRGSLSAAAQPSAEELGQVLNTLAEVGVPALLEVRGLVPPSVEGQGGREEAEAAKEAEAESEEAELEAEAESEDRDQAADSGSSHKSSQELEPEEDAVDSRGESVGDADSVNEKGEETDEHDNVIDTEEEEDEEEEEEMFRPEEGLDPITLTFLGFSQAATDPGQGNQDDGTLVRVERVFVREDSDEEEEGREGEEYSQDHELACPQTEISHTSTSPVLGTHERQPGAEGLAEMADPGLETHERQPGAEGLAEMADPSLETHLATQTDWPQARQGGGDTEEKRHRSTDTEAIDPARAAASGHDPDRGSPEVPLHLLSCPTLGTRTEGAEMEGEMGRGEGAVEKESLDDVFQDVGLEDPQLSPARDPEWQSSCGEPSRAEGVGSPKHKTCQCCSVM from the coding sequence ATGCTGGAGGTGAGGGTAGAGAAGGATCTGAGGACGGGGGCCACTGTGATTACGTCCGTGGCCCCCCTGCCTCCCGGGGACCACCCCGGTGTGACAGAGGTGGAGATGGTGTTCGACGACGGCCGTAAGAGCGTCAGAGCAGTGAGGGGGTCTCTGAGCGCAGCCGCCCAGCCCAGCGCAGAGGAGCTGGGGCAGGTGCTGAACACCCTGGCTGAGGTCGGAGTCCCTGCCCTGCTGGAGGTCCGGGGGCTGGTACCACCATCTGTAGAGGGACAGGGTGGACGAGAGGAAGCCGAGGCTGCgaaggaggcagaggcagagtcagaGGAGGCCGAActggaggcagaggcagagtcagaGGACAGAGACCAGGCCGCCGACTCAGGGTCCTCCCATAAGAGCTCCCAGGAACTGGAGCCTGAGGAGGATGCTGTTGACAGCAGAGGGGAGAGCGTAGGAGATGCAGATAGCGTGAATGAAAAGGGTGAAGAGACAGATGAACATGATAATGTTATTgatacagaggaggaggaggacgaggaggaggaagaggagatgttTAGGCCTGAGGAGGGCTTGGATCCTATCACTCTGACCTTTCTGGGCTTCAGTCAGGCAGCAACCGACCCTGGCCAGGGGAACCAGGATGACGGAACGCTTGTCAGAGTAGAGCGGGTCTTTGTGCGTGAAGATAgcgatgaggaggaagagggaagggagggagaggagtatTCCCAGGACCATGAGCTGGCGTGTCCTCAGACAGAGATCAGCCACACTTCTACTAGTCCAGTCCTGGGGACTCATGAAAGGCAGCCTGGAGCAGAGGGACTTGCAGAGATGGCTGACCCAGGTCTGGAGACTCATGAAAGACAGCCTGGAGCAGAGGGACTTGCAGAGATGGCTGACCCAAGTCTGGAGACTCATTTAGCCACCCAGACAGACTGGCCACAAGCAAGACAGGGAGGTGGcgacacagaggagaagagacacagGAGCACAGACACCGAGGCTATAGACCCAGCGAGGGCTGCGGCATCAGGGCACGACCCAGACCGAGGTTCCCCGGAGGTCCCTCTTCACCTCTTGTCGTGTCCCACCTTGGGTACCAGGACTGAGggggcagagatggagggagagatgggccGAGGGGAGGGAGCTGTGGAGAAGGAGTCACTGGATGATGTGTTTCAGGACGTCGGTCTGGAAGACCCCCAGCTAAGTCCAGCCCGGGACCCAGAGTGGCAGTCCTCCTGTGGAGAGCCAAGCAGAGCAGAGGGAGTGGGCAGTCCAAAGCACAAGACCTGCCAGTGCTGCTCCGTCATGTGA
- the LOC105891459 gene encoding paralemmin-3, whose amino-acid sequence MDEAEKYQQRLQAIAEKRRLQEEEERLRREVEEEWLKLAQSKRKSLRDQWLMDVPNTTAADGPGPPAPLWPPAQRTEGQEKE is encoded by the exons ATGGATGAAGCAGAGAAGTACCAGCAGAGACTGCAGGCCATCGCT gagaagaggaggttacaggaggaagaagagcgATTACGACGTGAGGTGGAGGAAGAATGGCTGAAGCTGGCTCAGAGCAAG aggAAGTCCCTGAGGGACCAGTGGCTAATGGATGTGCCCAACACCACGGCTGCAGACGGCCCTGGGCCTCCAGCTCCACTCTGGCCTCCAGCACAGAGAACAGAGGGGCAGGAGAAGGAGTGA